TTGAATCAAGATACAAAAGCTCTCAATGGTTGGGTGTTCAACTGTTCATCCTGGCTCCACCATTGTTGTATGTTGACAccaatgataatatttttaaaaagtctgAGCAACACCGCTTCAACAGTAGGTTGAAAACTTTGCTTTGGTATTTTCACTGAGGCCAAAACTGAACAAAAGGTTCTTGTACCACAAGCAATACTCATAAGCATATTCTAAGTAGCAATTAACCAAAAGAATACAAAAAAGTCTGatgatattatataaaattcattcttttcttctgcTACACTACTGGTCTATTACTACTACCCTGCAATAGTTGGTCCCCACCCCACAGTACTGTATCAGTTGTTTGTATCTGCAACTAATTTTTCAGATTGCTTGTGAAAGTTTCAAAGCAATGTGTGTTACAAGTTACAGCTACCCCAAAACAAGAGGAGCTAAAATGGGACTAAAGATCATAACTTTTAATACAAATAAGCAAACcccattaaagaaaaatgactaaaaGACAATTATTTAACCTCTCATGCAAATTCTTGTTGAAATTTCACTGCAGATAATTAATCTGGTTGGCAAAATTCATTGACTTCAAGTGGTGCTGGCATGTTAAGATCTATGAACCTACTTGGTAAATTAGCTGAATTTGTTGATGAACAAGAACCTGTTATTGTTGATGAATTCATAACAACAAGATGTGATCTTTTATGTCCACCCAATGCTTGACCTGACTGAAAAAACTTCCCACAAAATGGACATTCATGCAATTTCTCATCCACATGACTAACTAGTTTTAGTTTTCTCTTCGAAGATATTTTTCGCGCTTTCTCTTCACCATTATCATAGTTGTTTCTGTTTTTGTGAATAGTTTTATGACTACCTAAAGCTTGAGAAGTTTTGAACACTTTGTAACAAATCCCACATTGGTGTTGTTTTGACTTCGATTTTGAATCTCTTGAAAGCATCATTAAACACATAGCAATGTCTGCATCATCTGAATACAAATTCAACGATCTGAAATCAGTAATTTTCACCTTCACTTCTTCgattctttcatcattttcaacCATTCTTCGATTTCTCTTAGATCTTCTCCGATTTTCTGTGTTTTTTTCCGACTCAGTCTCACTCTCTATGTCTTGTACCACATACCCATCCTCCAAAAACTCAGGATCTATCATTCTAAAGCTTTTCTTCGGATTTTCCCTCAACCCGTAATTAAAATCCTTCTCTTCCACCACCTTATCTTCTTGATTTTCCGATGAACAGAGTGATAAAGTTGACTCACTCCGGCCGCCGGAATCTTGATTTAACGGCGGAGTCTTAGGTGGGAGTGGTAGAGGTATTAAATGAGACCTCATATGACCACCTAAAGCTTTTCCATTTAAGAATTTCTTTGAACATAGCTTGCATTTGTGCTTCTCCATACTATCATTCAACAAACAGAAGAAAAAACAGAGCAGATCAAAGATTAGCAATTTAGgagaaaagttgaagaagagTGGGAGTGGGAACTTGAGCTTTTAAGAGGAGTAGGTGACAAGCATTCCTCAACCAAAGAGAAAGAGGTTACAACACTATGATCCCAAAATTGGtctaataaaattatgataaaattatctagatttagaatttatttattacACTCCATCTCTATTTACTTGACACTTGGTTAagttttttttgaaaactaaaaatgcttctttctaaaataaaaaaatagagttttGGTGTATTGGACCAagatttttagaatttttttttatataagtttagaTACAACAACATATCTAGTGAAATTTCACCAAGTAGAGTTTAAGGAGGTTTCACCAAGTAGAATTTAAGAAAGATAGAATGTACACAAATCTTATCATTATTTCGTGGAGATAAAAAagttatttctaaaaaaatttcaattcaagTGTATCAAACTCAcgtagaagaaaaaagaaaatatatttgtgATGACAAATAGtgtttttcctaaaaataattCCTTTTAGTATTAatgaaagtaaataaaaaatcaaattaattaatgtaacaAAATTGTACTCTTCAAAAGTATTTAATTGAAAAGTATTATTCATAATAagcaattttttgaaattttgatcaaataagttatttattaagCGAGTATCGAACACCAAGAGAAAGATAAAgaaataacttatttatttaatttttgatattttctctGTTTATTTGTAATAGAGGTAAATGAAAGGAATTGTATTAATGTGTGATTTGAATATTTCATGGGAAGGAAAAATGGGgcaatttaatataattttaagcAAAGCATGATCATAAGTGGATAAAGAAGGACAACTAACATGCACATGCTGCCTTATGAAGAaacatttccttttttattttcatttactattaattattacttttacctttacatttattttgtactatcttcttatttttcttgtcatattGTTCTTGCAATtctatttgaaaatatatattttttagtcaaAATTCTATTGATTAAACTTCTCTACTccagaaaaaaatgaagataagaTATTCTGTGTATATCATATtcttttctcaaatttcatttgtgagATTACAATAGATATTTTTGATATGTCAGCTATTAATTATTGGCGTATAATTAGGTTCTTAATAatccaaataattaaatgtgtttcttttaaatttttcctaaAGATTTTGTTGCCATATTTGCATGGATCTTTCTCCCTTTTGCCTTATTTCCACTTATTTTtgtaattgatgaataaaaGGGCACATGATAACCTGTTTCCCACCCTTTTATGAgatctaatttttttcaaatcaattctagaaaatttcttcttctttttaaaattttcatatttatatgtgTCTTTGAGCGTATGCGTTTAGATGAATCACACGTAATAATAGTTTGGTAGGagatattaaagaaaataatatatactgTATTAATTATATAGGTTATTCAATATTACTTTTACTCGTAGTGAATCATGATAttgattaataatattataagtaTTATTTCTATTCTAGTACACCTCATTCATTTAACAAACCAAATGggcaataaaaaataatacatgtcaacataattaattttatcattatcaCTTATCAGTATatcatattcaatattatttttatactttttaccAAACGACCATATTATGCAAAACAATAATTCATTACTTGTATTCTCTtctcatttttacttgtctaaTATTCTGAAAATATAGTAATACATTAATATGGATATGGCTGGCCTATGCAATACTAACTAGAAGTCaaataaattgttgggtttgtTGTAACTAAATCAGACGCCACTGataaatctttattttcttttctcatttaccttttaatttgttttacattttatgcgggagaaaatggtctaaaatcCATCCAACCTATATTCGAAATTCTAATTACACACTCTAACTTCATGGGTGCCCTATTACCCCCCTAGActtcatatttctctattttctatacACTTAAACACTCAACTTTTGTCATTACCAGATATACACATATGTTTGTATACATGCGCTAAGTGGGCCCactttcttcaattttattttcctatttatttcaaatGCAGTAGACCCcacttttttttaacttattctTTTAATTAGGTTAAAATTCTCAATTCCAAACATAACCAACAACATGTCTACTCTTCAATTGAATATcaacctttcttcttcttcttctacattATTCTTAGCAAGTAATGCAAGTCACAGTGACCCAAGAATTGTTCTTTCAAGATTACTTGCTTTGCCACCCAGATAATTTTAACAATGTCATTTATCATGTGAtgtaatcttttaaaaaataaataaaattgatctataaatgaaaaaatggaTGTTGCAAATTGGTATTTTCTAAATCAGTAAATCTTCAAGTTCAGATGTAATGGTGAAGGAGTTGGAGGAAGGTGAAAAGAATGGGTGTACATACATTGTGGTTCTATATTTATGAATTGAAGAGGgaaataacttatttttggGCATTGACATGGAGAAGAAATCTCAAGCTCCATAGCTAGATCTAGTTGACTttacaattttatatttatgagtGAGAAAAATAACTTTGAACCTTGAATCTAATAACgattttttttagagaagatTAGAAATTCTAAAGGTTCAAGATTTGAAATGGAAGTTACCATTGAAGCTTTGAAATGAAAGACAATCGTTCCCAAGCTTCAAGCTTTTTAAATGGCATAAGAAAGGAAGAAGATGGAAGATTTGTGGGAGAAAAAAAGCTTAGAAATGCAAGTTGTAATTGAAAGCCTTAATTTTAGATTGATTTGGACTTACACGTGGATTCCAAAATGCAGATGATGTGTTTTAGATACATCCTTACGCGCCTAAGGGAGGTGAGAACACCTCCTATGACAGGTCAGCGTTTAAgtgtgtagaaaatagagaaatatgaagTTCATGGGACTAATAGGACACCCGTGTAGTTAGAGTATGTAATTGAAATTTCGGATATAGGTCGGAGGGTTTTaaaccattttctcttttatgcaaaacaaaatcaaacatgaaattaaaagaagaaaagattcTCCCTCGTGACTAATTTCtactcaattttttatattacaaACGTcaatatattactttttataacaaaaattgctttaaacttttatttgtcttagtttcatgaaaaaaatcaatataaaaaagtatAACTACGTAGAAAATTAGGTGAGTCTAATATATAGTAcacatatataaaacaaaaaatcaacCTAGCTAAatggtgtaattttttttttataaaggagTGACTGCACTTACTGATACATGGTACACAAATGAATTTTTAGTGTGGAAATTTAAGTtcgattttaaataattttatagcGACATTGACTATATGAGTAGTACTCCCATTATTCATAAATTCTAGATACGCCTCTGTTGGTGGATGGAGATATTGAACTACCTAAGTTTTTATTCCGTGATACAAATAAATGTGTTCTAAtctttgaattttatttgtcGTGTATCCCACAATCACATGCTTGATTTTGCTTAATCccaatattcttttattattcttcctcttttcacatttaaatgtttttcaaaagatAAACGTGAAAGCCAATTTACATTTTAatgtcaatttattttttaaagatgatATTCTTTTATCAACAAACTAAAATGAGAGTGTGTCATTTTGTAATCCGTCCACTCATCACCAAACCCTCGagttcaaattttagatatgaaaaaaaacaatttaataaaAGTGTTTTTCCTTTAAATAGAATTTTTTACGACGTGAAACAAAATTAATCATGATAGAATATGAATACGgatcaaacatcaaataaaaaaaagagtactATTTAATATGTGTAAAGTttaaagtggacaaataaaaataaaacagagaaaatattttgtgtgTATGCAAGTTTCAATGCAAAAGCAATGTGACTTTAGCCTCTCTCTTTTTCAGAGCAGAGAAGCTGTGCAGTGATAGTACTAAAAACACTATTCAATGTTAATTTGGCTGTTAGTgcttcttgtttctttttcttctaggtAGAAAAGGTTTTTCTTGTCAATATTCATATTGAAGTCTATAGGCGTTTGGCTATGCgtaccatatcatgatatggtatcatgagatgaaatcagcatttggacatgcgattttacactgatttcatttcatgattccatatcatgagatgtggttccatatttttcaaaaacgatgatatgaaattatatggtaattccatatcatgatttgagatatttttaatataaaaattgatccacagatttttattttgttaaaacaattccacatttatatttgctaaccatttatttcatatgtaaataaaatttataatcacatcattactttttaaaagttattattctcatcgacataaaatttattattctcaccaacatatattcactttaactcacaccaaccgattgttaaagtgatgaaatatttatggtctatgagcatgaaaatatagttgtggATGATATTGaacaacaaatggctcaaagtaacaatgttggttcgtcttctcgatCACATGattgagaaatgcaagttcaacgtgaggaaattatccgtactatgtgggaggattatattaaagactagtacactacaatttatattcaattttttttattaaattaaagttagatgaaacaattactcaagtggagaacaaatagctttgtaataatttattatgcgattttataactttttatttatttgataagattgaataaacaattggagctattttaatagttttacaacttatgagatttttgtGTTTAtcagaaaatatacaacacaaaaatttcatatcgcatgtccaaacaaaacttcaatttcatctcatgattccatatcatgataccatatcgcatggccaaacgggcactaaatttaaatttgtacaTTACGAAACTCATTTTtgagtagtgcctccaaatagATTTTTCCATTCTCGGAAgttcatcaaactcaaaatatttaattaagaagAAACTCTACCATTCCATCATAACTCATATCAATAGGTTGAAAAGGGTGCTGATACTTCTATTGTTGCAGAACTAGTAGTACTACTCtaatttgaataaaagtttCTTTTCCACTCTTTTTTGAGAACATATTACACAATAGTAcaagttttcaattctgcaACTAGGATTTTCCAGGATTTAGAAGTAGCTCCCCCTTTTTGTagtaacttttgaattttgtttgataagatctttttatgttttaaaaatattttaaattattaactaatataacttattatactttttatatagtttttagatatgtaagttttattttaaactttcatTCTAAATTCACAGGCCAAAATTTAACTCTTCAATGATGTCACAcgaaatgagaagaaaaataaatatgatataagTATGTCATTAACGGGGAGGCCAGGTGTTGTCCCTCAACGTGCTTGATCGGCAAATTTTACTATgatatgttaaaaataaaatatagtctACTATAATTCCACGAGACACCACAACCTACCACCTCCCACCATCAACAGTACCAAGTATTTCTATCAGCCAAGGCTATGATaatcacctagtattttttGTCGCCGCTgagttttgaacttgagaccttagGGTTCTCAACCagttcattgaccactaggccacacccttcgGTGTCATATATTATACACAACTATGTGGACTCTTCCTGATTTCTGTTACTCCCCAGAAGCACTTAATTTCTCCCAAATGCCTCGATGCATGATCTATTTAAATCTTGTCAATGCACATGTATCATTGGCCATCATAAAACTAGAACCAACTTAGAACCCTTTGAGGGACTAAAGGAAAGAAGTATATATCCACAATATCTTCTGATAAAGTAATATCTCCTAAATTTTTTACTAGATTTGCAAATGCAAAACGTTTCCTACCAACAGCTCAACCGTATACTTGAGACATTGTACAACCCAAAAACTAAACAATTGTGAGTAAAGGGAAATCTCAAGCAAAGCTTTCTTCCTGCTCGTTATCGAGAATTTCCGCAACTAACATGTACCTACTTTCCCTGACCTGTACAACATGATTTAAAGGTAGCAGATTATTCTGGCTTGCCGTCGCCACTTCTCAAAACCCATGCTGATTTTTCTGAATGACATAGTTCCTTCATAACCTGCACAAGCATAGAAAATTATTTGCCATTCAGGAAGTCTTTTCTATAATATATCAGGAATTAGACAAAAGCAATGAAGCTTCTGCagaaatttcagaaaaatcATTGCAATATGACCGCTGACAATATTTCATACTGGAGCTCATTCATAATACAAAATTCCAGGCAACTTACCAAACTATAGATCCAATAATAAAAAGAAGGGGAAAGGAAATAACAGTTCTTGAAACTCgatggaaaatgaaaaaggaaaaattcttTTCAACTAGCAGAAAAAAAccctttgtttttgtttccACAGGAAAATGCTCCAATCTGCATGACCCTTCTTCTAAGTGGCATTCCTAAAGCAAACCAACTGTGCCCACCAATCTATAGGAATCAAATCAGTAACACCTTTGTTGACATCCCCTTTTCTTGCAACTCTGTCCAACGCTTCTTTACCATTCAACTTATCAGTTCATATGTACATTCTGGTGattgaaaatgataaaaagCAAAGTAGACCTAAAATTACTTAGAAAAGGTGGCTCAAAGACCTACAATCAGTAGGAGTCAATGTAGACTTGGGTAAGATAGAGCACAACTAGTTATACTATGGTTTTGTGATGTTGCCACACAACATTAGGTTTTTAAGTACGGAGAAGTGTGAGATGTAGAGAAACGCTAATTTTAAGACCCCTAAACATGCCTTCAAAGACAAATTACTTGCAAGTATTTAAATAACCCAAAGTAGGTGCATTTCATTGATTGACTAATTCAAAATTGAAATCACTACATCAACTACAATAATGTCAAGAGAAGATATTCCTTAACTCTCATTACAAGAAAAGAACTACTCACCTTTAGAAACTCAACATTGGTAATATCCCTATTCAGTTGTAACTTGGCAGCTTCAGTTACAGATGCTTTCTTTAGCTTGGCACTCGGTCCTTCAGCCATAAAAAGATCAATTACAACTTTCCTGAGAACCAAAATTATGTATTAGTTGTGGGCCTAGGTGTTCATCAAGCAGTTTTACTTATAATAGCAATGGTTACTAACCTCAATGTGTCATACTGTGGATTATCTGGCGACGACTTCAAAACATAGACACCATGGATGTTTACAGCAACCCTGCCTGTATCTCCTCTTGAGGTGCATCAAAAACATCAATGGATGCAGTTATAGCTTTCCTTGGAGCTCCCTTTGGAGGATATGACTTAGAAACTCCAAGTTTTCGCAGACCTTGGCGGATTTGTTGGAAACTGACAAAAAGTAAACAGCGGATTCTCAATCTGTTAGGGGTCACAAATTTAGATGGAGAAAATCATGCTAATAAAACAAGTCATGCACATTTTCTCTTGAAGAACAAAAATGCGCTGTTCCTTCTAAATCGTAGACAGGTGAGGCGCACAGGAAAAAGACAATGTAATATATTCTATGTTATGATCCATTTCCATTCTAGAGAAGTAAAGTAGATATACAACATACAAGAAAGACAAAGCATGAATCGTGTGGTGGACAATTAGGACCTAAATACTCGCACAACTCACCTCAACTAACAAGTCAACATACACAGGACTTTGAGGGGAAAAGCCATTAAAAAGGTGATGCTATTTACTTATTAGTGAGACAAGATCATAGAGACAACAGGTGGCTGAAGTTGGAGGGAGCAAAAGCAATTTTAGAAAGCCCGGACATGATCGCCAATTTTAGAGCAATCAAACCAAGGTCAATAAACCACCTCATTGACCCAGGTTTCTGCAAGAaaccgtttggccatgcgaatTTATCACAATTTGGAGAAGTGCTCCAAACCTATTTACCAACTCGGTCTTCATCAAATAAAGTGCTCTATTCTCTCCTTTGCAAAAAGTATAACCAACTCCAACTTCATAAATtccaaataaaagtgaaaattatttgaaatccATGGCCAGACACCTACTTATTCTCAGACTCTAACAATTTGTGTGACTAAGATGAATACCCA
This genomic stretch from Solanum stenotomum isolate F172 chromosome 10, ASM1918654v1, whole genome shotgun sequence harbors:
- the LOC125841889 gene encoding zinc finger protein ZAT1-like, giving the protein MEKHKCKLCSKKFLNGKALGGHMRSHLIPLPLPPKTPPLNQDSGGRSESTLSLCSSENQEDKVVEEKDFNYGLRENPKKSFRMIDPEFLEDGYVVQDIESETESEKNTENRRRSKRNRRMVENDERIEEVKVKITDFRSLNLYSDDADIAMCLMMLSRDSKSKSKQHQCGICYKVFKTSQALGSHKTIHKNRNNYDNGEEKARKISSKRKLKLVSHVDEKLHECPFCGKFFQSGQALGGHKRSHLVVMNSSTITGSCSSTNSANLPSRFIDLNMPAPLEVNEFCQPD